GGAAAACCCGACGGAGCGCCCACTCCCGCCCTTGGGCTCGATCTGATCAGTCTCGACGACGATTCAGCCGTCGCTCACGGGCTTCCTCGCACAACCCGAGGAGCCCTGGTGGTCGCCGTCGACCCCGACAGCCCGTTCGCCTCGCTCTGCAAGGTCGACGATGTGATTTCCTCCATCAACGATCAGGCGATTCAGTCCGCCGAGCAGGCGGCGCGGTACCTCGCCCACGAGGACGCATCCCCACTCATCATCCAGATCGACCGCCCCGCCAACGGCCGGATCGAACGCCACATGTTCCGGGTTCCCTGACGAATGCACGCAATGGAATTGGTCGCGACGGCCGTCGAACGCCTGGCCTCGAACAAGCACCTGGGGCGTGAGGAAGTCCGCGACGCCGTCGCCGCGATGCTCGACGGCCAGGCGGGAGACGTCGAGACCGCCGCCTTCCTCACGGCCCTTCATATCAAGGGCGAGACCGGCGAAGAATTGCTCGGCGCGGTCGAAGCGATCCGCGAGCGGATGATCTCGTTCGACTCAGGCCGATCGGGAGCGATCGACACCTGCGGCACCGGCGGCGACCGGGCCGGAACCGTGAATATCTCGACGGCGGCGGCGGTCGTCGTGGCGGCCTGCTCGGTTCCTGTCGTCAAGCATGGCAACCGCGCCGCGTCCGGCAAGTCCGGGAGTTCGGACGTTCTGGCGGAGCTGGGCGTCGCCGTCGAGGCGGAGCCCGCATTACTCCGTTCGATTTTGGATGACCTGGGGATCGCCTTCCTGTTCGCTCCGCGGTTCCACCCGGGTCTGCGAGGAGTCGCTCCAATCCGACGAAGGTTGCCGTTTCGGACGGTCTTCAACCTGGTCGGGCCGTTGTGCAACCCGGCATCGCCTGCGTTCCAGGTCGTGGGAGTTCCCCGCGAGTCGCACGCCCGACGAATGGCCGAGGTTCTTGCCCGGACTCCCTCCATCCAACGCGCCGTCGTCGTGCGGGGCGTCGACGGGCTGGATGAGGTCACGCTCACTGGCCCGACCGAGGTCTTGCTCGTCGAAGGAGGTACGATCTCCGAACTGACGTGGACTCCGGCTGATTTCGGGCTTCCCGAAACCCACGCGAGGGGACTGGGGGTCGACGGTCCGGCGGCGAGCGCCGCGCTGATTCGGCGGACATTCGCCGGCGAAGACGGTCCGGTCCGGTCGTACATCCTGGCCAACGCCGCCGCCGCCTTGTGGACGGTGCAGGGAACGCCGCTCGCCGACGCTGTCGTCTGTGCCGCCGAGGCGATCGATTCGGGTCGGGCCGCTTCGCTTCTGGAGCGTTGGGCGGAGCTTTCTCAGCCTCAAGCCTGAGGCGTGTCGTCGGCCTTCGATGGGTTCAGCCAGAGTTCCTCGAGGACGGAGTATCCGGCGTCAGCCATTCCCAGGGCCTTGTAAGCGTCCTGGGCTCGGTGGTTTTCGTCCTCGACGTAGAGCCGGATTCCGATGACGTCACCGGCCGCGATCGCCTCTTCGCGAATTCGGGCGTAGAGAGCCTTGAAGACGCCCAGGCCGCGGGCGTCGGCCGCAACGTAGACGCTCTGAAGCCACCAGAGCCAGCCGTTGCGCCAGTCGCTCCACTCGCGGCTGACCGCCGTCTGGCCGATGACGCCGCCGTCGCGGACGGCAACCCAGTATCGAAGCCGATCGGACTCCGCCAACGCGCGGTCGACGCCCTCGCGAAGGATCGCAAGGTCGAGCGCTTTGTCCTCAGTCTCCCAGGCGAGCCGGCGGTTGAACTCGACGATCACGTCGAGATCAGTGGGGACGGCGTCCCTGATCGTGAAAGGAGTCGTCAACGCCGGTCGCTCCGCCGGTCGCGGGCGCGTCGGCTGGCCTCCTGGAGGACCTTCCGTTCATCGTCGGTGAGGTCGTTGCCTCCCTCTCGGGCGATCTTGGCGAGGACCTCGTCGAGCCTGGCGTCGAGCTGGTCCTCCGGCAGTACCGAGGTGGTGGGAGTCATCGAGCCGACCGTCTCATTGGCGGTTCGGGTCGGGACGGGGGTCCGGGGACGGCTCGCCTCATAGCGAGGAGGTGCAACGACTTTCAGCCGGGGACGGCCGAACCGTCCCTCGATCAGTCGCGACCATCGGAGATCAAAATGCTTGAAGAGGAAGGCGAAACCCGCCCCCGCCAGGTGCGACTCGATGGCAACGCCTCCCGCGCCTCCCCGTCCCTCGGCCAGGATCGGCCAGACGAGGTAGATGGCCAGGACCAGCCACATCGGCATGGGAATGAAGCCGAAAAACAGGATCTCTCGCTTGGGGTAGTAAAGCGTGTAGAGCGTTACGACGGCCAACACCGCCCCAGAGGCTCCGATCATCGGCAACGGATTGGGGGAGAACTCCTGGACCAGGGCCCAACAGAACGTGCTGACGATCGCCGCGGCCAGATAGAAGGCCAGGAAGTCGCGCCCGCCGTAGAGCGACTCCATCTCCCGCCCCACGATCCAGAGGAACACCATGTTGACGATGATGTGCAGGAATTTCTGCTGATCGTGGAGGAATGTAGCCGTCAACAGCTCCCAGATCCGGCCCTGATGGAAGATCCCCCGCGGCGTGGCAGCCAACCAGTCGACGACGAATCCGTCGTCGATATTGAGGAGTCGCTGGGCTAGGAAGACGACCACATTGATGAGGATGAGGGTCTTGCACCAGGGGGCTGGACCGCTGAACCACCCGGGCCCGGTTTTCTCGCCACGATAATACTCGCGGTCGTAGATTCCCATCTTCAGCGGGGCTCCCGGAAAGGCGGCGTCTGGGCAAGTTCTCGGTGGATCAGCGGCCTGAATCGTTCATCATGGGAGCCGCAGGGGAGACTGTCAACGCCTGCCGTGAAGAGTCGACGCGACGTCGCATCGGCCCTTCGTGCTTGACATCCGGAACGGCCTGTCGAGGCTGCGGTCAGTCGAGCATCAGAGCCTCGATCGCCTCGTTTCGGGTGTCGTAGATCGGCCAGACGATGTCGAGCGAAGTGACGCGAAGGAGTTCGCGCGTCCGCTCGGTCACGCCCGAGATGGCCATTGACCCGCCCCGAGCCGAAGCCAGCTTCCAGGTCCGGATCAGAAGGGCCAGGAACATCGACCCGAAATAGTTGACCCGGCTGAGGTCGAAGAGGATCAGCGGGTTGTCCTGCTTCTTAATCGGGTCGAGGATCATTTCGGCGGCCTGCTCCTCGAGCCGAAACGAGAGCTTTTCCAGCGCCGGAGTGGCCGTGATCACCGTCACGTCGCCATGTCGCTCGATCGTGAAGGCCTCGTCGGTGTTGGATTTGTTGGTGACCATACGATGTGGCTCGCTTCGAGAGGTGCGAATCGAAAGGGGTCGGGCCGTGGCGGAGTGGCGACGCGCCCGCATCATCTGCCACCTAGCCTAGCGCCTCATCGGCGCGTCGGCAAGGTCGAAGGAGGGCGGACGCGTCTTGCAGCCGTGGATGGTCTGATTTAGGCGGAGGGTCGGCAATTCGAGAAAGCGCGCACGACCTCGTAAAGATCACCGCTCACGAGCAGCTCGTCGTTTTCGAAGTCTCGAAGCCAGACGTAGTTGTCGCGATAAGCCTGGGCCAGCAGGGGATACAGGTCGCAGAGCCGGATGGGGATGGACGGGGATTCGACTTCCTCGTGGTCTTCCTCGGGATACGGGAAGAGACGCAGCCGTGCGGTCGCCATCGATATTCGTCCTCCGTGCAAGCCCGCGGGCCGAGATCGGACGATCCCGCGCCGTCTTCGTTTCGCTCGAGGGCCGAGCATGAGCCAAAGGCGCGTCGACGAGACATGAGCTCGACCCGCCCGGCTCCATCCTGAGACAGATACATCCATCGGCGCCGCACGGGGGTGTGCATCAGGAAAAAGGGCGGTGGGGCGGGGCCGCTGGAGTTTCTGCCGGTATGGACTCTTCCCGCGCCGGCTCCGTCTGTTATAGTCGAGGGATCGCCCCCGCCGTCCAAGGCCCGGAGCGACCCTCCCACACCCTTGCAAGGGCCCCCTCCGTGAAGGCTCCTCGAAGCGGAGTGAATCGTCGCGATCTTATGCGCCTCCGGCGTATGGGAGATCAGGCCTCGCGCACTCCCGTCGACGCTCACGGGCACGCTGGGGCCGCCGACCTGCTGCGCGTCCACCGGCCGGGGATGGGCTCTTCTTTCGAGGTCCGTCTGGGGGCCCGCGTCCCTGGCGGCCTCGATCTGGCTTGCCGCGCTTTGGACGTGGTCGAGGCCCTCGAATCCCAACTGACGATCTATCGCGACGATTCCGAGGTCGCCCGCCTCAACCGGACGGCCCATGAGGCTCCGGTCGTCGTCGAAGAGGGCCTGTTCCGGCTGCTGGAGTTGGCCCGAGCGATTTCGGAGTGGAGCGGCGGCGCGTATGACGTGACCGCTGGGGCCCTGTCCGAAATCTGGGGATTCGTTCGAGGCCCTCGTCGCGTTCCCTCCGACGCCGAGCGGGCTGACGCCCTCGCTCGTTCGGGGTGGAACAAGCTCCACCTCGATCCGGCTCGTCGCTCGGTCGCATTCGACGTGCCGGGGCTTGTGGTGAATTT
This genomic window from Paludisphaera rhizosphaerae contains:
- the trpD gene encoding anthranilate phosphoribosyltransferase yields the protein MELVATAVERLASNKHLGREEVRDAVAAMLDGQAGDVETAAFLTALHIKGETGEELLGAVEAIRERMISFDSGRSGAIDTCGTGGDRAGTVNISTAAAVVVAACSVPVVKHGNRAASGKSGSSDVLAELGVAVEAEPALLRSILDDLGIAFLFAPRFHPGLRGVAPIRRRLPFRTVFNLVGPLCNPASPAFQVVGVPRESHARRMAEVLARTPSIQRAVVVRGVDGLDEVTLTGPTEVLLVEGGTISELTWTPADFGLPETHARGLGVDGPAASAALIRRTFAGEDGPVRSYILANAAAALWTVQGTPLADAVVCAAEAIDSGRAASLLERWAELSQPQA
- a CDS encoding GNAT family N-acetyltransferase, whose product is MTTPFTIRDAVPTDLDVIVEFNRRLAWETEDKALDLAILREGVDRALAESDRLRYWVAVRDGGVIGQTAVSREWSDWRNGWLWWLQSVYVAADARGLGVFKALYARIREEAIAAGDVIGIRLYVEDENHRAQDAYKALGMADAGYSVLEELWLNPSKADDTPQA
- a CDS encoding rhomboid family intramembrane serine protease, producing MGIYDREYYRGEKTGPGWFSGPAPWCKTLILINVVVFLAQRLLNIDDGFVVDWLAATPRGIFHQGRIWELLTATFLHDQQKFLHIIVNMVFLWIVGREMESLYGGRDFLAFYLAAAIVSTFCWALVQEFSPNPLPMIGASGAVLAVVTLYTLYYPKREILFFGFIPMPMWLVLAIYLVWPILAEGRGGAGGVAIESHLAGAGFAFLFKHFDLRWSRLIEGRFGRPRLKVVAPPRYEASRPRTPVPTRTANETVGSMTPTTSVLPEDQLDARLDEVLAKIAREGGNDLTDDERKVLQEASRRARDRRSDRR
- a CDS encoding STAS domain-containing protein, with protein sequence MVTNKSNTDEAFTIERHGDVTVITATPALEKLSFRLEEQAAEMILDPIKKQDNPLILFDLSRVNYFGSMFLALLIRTWKLASARGGSMAISGVTERTRELLRVTSLDIVWPIYDTRNEAIEALMLD